A genomic region of candidate division KSB1 bacterium contains the following coding sequences:
- a CDS encoding DUF5706 domain-containing protein, whose amino-acid sequence MNIQQPGPHLDHMLKQTREHHVALSSMADLKANILMTLSSVVLTLSVRYVETPRSRAAALILIFFCLLTMVFAVYTVMPKVSLLIRRRGKPDVRDPNFNLLFFSDYLQLDYGEYVKAMEVMMNDPSRSYEMQLRELYTLGRFLARKKYRFVQLAYLAFLTGVFASGVIMLVSGLLR is encoded by the coding sequence ATGAACATCCAGCAGCCGGGTCCGCATCTGGACCACATGCTCAAACAGACGCGCGAGCACCATGTCGCCTTGAGTTCCATGGCCGACCTTAAGGCCAACATCTTGATGACGCTGTCCTCGGTGGTTCTCACCCTATCGGTGCGCTATGTGGAGACCCCCCGCAGCCGGGCGGCGGCCTTGATCCTCATTTTCTTCTGTCTGCTGACCATGGTCTTTGCGGTGTACACCGTGATGCCCAAGGTCTCCCTGCTCATCCGACGCAGGGGCAAACCCGATGTGCGCGACCCCAATTTCAACTTGCTCTTTTTCAGCGACTATCTGCAGTTGGACTACGGCGAGTACGTGAAGGCCATGGAAGTGATGATGAACGATCCCTCACGCTCTTATGAGATGCAGCTGCGGGAGCTGTACACGCTGGGGCGTTTCTTGGCGCGGAAGAAGTATCGCTTTGTGCAGCTGGCCTATCTGGCCTTTCTCACCGGCGTCTTTGCCAGCGGGGTCATCATGCTGGTGAGCGGCCTGCTGCGTTAG
- the gltA gene encoding NADPH-dependent glutamate synthase yields MPEPNKKKLDLHRREMPKRSPEVRRRNFNEVALGYPVETAVEEALRCLNCPKPSCISGCPVEIDIPRFIQCIAAKDFAAGIRVIKEKNCLPAVCGRVCPQEEQCEAACLLKKRGGQIAIGRLERFLADWEAAQGEREIPPVPSPTGRKVAVVGGGPAGLTVAGDLIRLGHAVTIFEALHKMGGVLVYGIPEFRLPKAIVHREVDYLRRLGVHIVTDFVVGKTRTVDSLLEEYDAVFIGSGAGLPWFMKIPGENLNGVYSANEYLTRMNLMKGFLFPKFRTPIKEHKRVGVIGGGNVAMDCARTALRLGAEVRIVYRRPREELPARAEEIENAEEEGVIFDFLTLPVRYLGDGNGWVNEMECLRMKLGEPDASGRRRPIPIEGSEYRLPVDAVVCAIGNSPNPLIAATTPGLEVGKNGNIVVDEETGKTSRERVWAGGDVVTGAATVILAMGAGRKAARSIHEYLCSL; encoded by the coding sequence ATGCCTGAGCCTAACAAGAAAAAGCTCGATCTCCATCGTCGCGAGATGCCCAAACGGTCACCCGAGGTGCGCAGGCGCAACTTTAACGAAGTGGCGCTGGGCTACCCGGTGGAGACGGCGGTAGAGGAAGCGCTGCGCTGCCTCAATTGCCCTAAGCCGTCTTGCATTAGCGGCTGCCCCGTGGAGATCGATATCCCGCGCTTCATCCAGTGCATCGCCGCCAAGGATTTTGCCGCGGGCATTAGGGTCATCAAGGAGAAGAACTGTCTGCCGGCGGTGTGCGGGAGAGTGTGCCCGCAGGAAGAACAGTGCGAGGCGGCATGCCTGCTGAAGAAGCGCGGGGGCCAGATTGCCATCGGTAGGTTGGAGCGTTTCCTTGCGGACTGGGAGGCCGCCCAGGGGGAACGGGAGATCCCCCCTGTTCCGTCGCCCACGGGCAGGAAGGTGGCTGTAGTCGGCGGGGGGCCGGCCGGGCTCACGGTGGCAGGTGACCTCATCAGGTTGGGGCACGCCGTGACCATTTTCGAGGCACTGCACAAGATGGGCGGGGTACTGGTCTACGGCATCCCGGAGTTCCGCCTCCCCAAGGCCATCGTCCACCGCGAGGTGGACTACCTGCGGCGCCTGGGCGTACACATCGTGACCGACTTTGTGGTTGGCAAAACGCGCACCGTCGACAGCCTTTTGGAAGAGTACGATGCCGTCTTCATCGGTTCCGGGGCCGGCCTGCCTTGGTTCATGAAGATCCCGGGAGAGAACCTCAACGGTGTGTACTCGGCCAACGAGTATCTGACGCGCATGAACCTGATGAAGGGTTTCCTCTTCCCCAAGTTTCGCACGCCGATCAAGGAGCACAAGCGGGTGGGGGTCATCGGGGGAGGGAATGTGGCCATGGATTGCGCCCGCACCGCCCTGCGGTTAGGGGCCGAGGTGCGCATCGTCTACCGGCGCCCGCGCGAGGAACTGCCGGCACGCGCCGAAGAGATCGAAAACGCCGAGGAGGAAGGGGTCATTTTCGATTTCCTCACCTTGCCGGTGCGCTACCTCGGCGACGGCAACGGGTGGGTCAATGAGATGGAATGCCTGCGCATGAAGCTGGGCGAACCGGATGCCTCAGGTCGCCGCCGACCCATCCCCATCGAGGGCTCTGAATACCGGCTGCCGGTGGATGCGGTGGTCTGCGCCATTGGCAACAGCCCCAACCCCCTGATTGCCGCCACTACCCCAGGCTTGGAAGTGGGCAAGAACGGCAACATCGTGGTGGACGAAGAAACGGGCAAAACCTCGCGCGAGCGCGTCTGGGCTGGGGGCGATGTGGTCACCGGCGCCGCCACCGTGATCTTGGCCATGGGGGCCGGGCGCAAGGCCGCCCGCTCAATTCATGAGTACCTCTGCTCGTTGTAA
- a CDS encoding sulfide/dihydroorotate dehydrogenase-like FAD/NAD-binding protein, which translates to MAELRATQMLVPNMHLLTVFAPEVACGMRPGQFVIVRAEEEGEPIPLSVADWDEEQGTLSIVFMNVGGTTNALAGLPAGNTLPSVVGPLGKPTEIDRFGTVLGVAGCFGLGSIFPIARALHQAGNRVIVVLEARSSFLLFWEERLRSVADALHIITRDGSKGLRGHVGRLTEIIAASQPVHRILVNGCTFLLKRVADVSKPFAIKTMVSLNPIMIDGTGMCGVCRVTVGDST; encoded by the coding sequence ATGGCTGAATTGCGCGCAACCCAGATGCTTGTCCCCAATATGCACCTACTGACGGTTTTTGCTCCGGAGGTCGCGTGCGGCATGCGGCCTGGACAGTTCGTCATCGTGCGGGCCGAGGAGGAAGGCGAGCCCATTCCACTTTCGGTCGCCGATTGGGATGAAGAGCAGGGGACCCTCAGCATTGTGTTCATGAACGTCGGAGGTACCACCAACGCCCTTGCTGGCCTGCCTGCGGGGAACACACTGCCCAGTGTGGTGGGGCCCCTGGGCAAGCCCACGGAAATCGACCGCTTCGGGACCGTGCTCGGTGTGGCGGGTTGTTTTGGCCTCGGCAGCATCTTTCCCATCGCGCGAGCACTGCACCAGGCCGGCAACAGGGTGATCGTCGTGCTGGAGGCGCGCAGCAGCTTTCTCCTCTTCTGGGAGGAGCGCCTGCGCTCTGTGGCCGATGCACTGCACATCATCACCCGCGACGGCAGCAAGGGGCTGCGCGGCCATGTGGGCAGGTTGACCGAGATTATTGCCGCCTCACAGCCGGTACACCGCATCCTGGTCAACGGGTGTACCTTTCTTCTCAAGCGGGTTGCGGATGTCAGCAAGCCTTTTGCCATCAAGACCATGGTCAGCCTCAATCCCATCATGATCGACGGCACCGGCATGTGTGGCGTCTGCCGGGTGACCGTGGGGGACAGTACGTAG
- a CDS encoding 2Fe-2S iron-sulfur cluster-binding protein — protein MSKRKSRNSISIRIDNQPLRVAAGSTILQAAQQHGIYIPTLCAHKDLAPFGVCRLCVVEVEGMRGFPTACTTPAEDGMVVRTHTVQLQQMRSEILRLILSEHPASCLVCDEEQECREYMHTIRKVGVTTGCRFCPNDNRCELQEVVRYLGVKEIGYPVYYRGLRVEKEDPFYDRDYNLCILCGRCIRVCQDVRLANTLSFKQRGRYTVIGPAFQRSHLEAGCEFCGACVEVCPTGALAEKTRKWEGKPERTVGSTCGLCGIGCRIQLEVKGGEVIGSLPADDPLVNAGHLCVKGRFCITELMNTPERARLPAVRKGGAYVEVAWEQALAEAAGQVAACRPEEFAMLVSADCTTEDLYVAYKLAAQVVGSPHVFTSASLYYGKVLPSYLRLHALSVPVTELRRADVVLCVMADTRFGMSVVGVELRRAQRRGARLLTLSPRDHNLALVADLWLRPEPGKEGELLREMTAQVTSSVAGSRVASGDEVQTAARLLRKARRLVILLGPDFMRQPLATEIASAVEELARACGAGVLPLPVHANFLGAMLVQRLLSRPEAPSGNVPLFGATKRPCVLYLVGEHLPGAQRWADYVIYQHCYLPPEQSRVDVVLPAAAFTEVEGSLINGDGRLRVVSRAAPPPGQAMPDWMILACPARQMGKSGFDYDNVQQVQREIQVRWAQSGLALPARRPQRWPWDETVTPSVAVTAEAATAEEDSLLAYAYLSAHTHRGFPLAAFVEGARAILGEGAAVFNPADAAALGIEDGAEVELSGNGLQWRGKAEVRPQQLRGIAAVELAGASMPLGLSGPVTVRVIYG, from the coding sequence ATGAGCAAACGCAAGAGCAGGAACAGCATTAGCATTCGCATCGACAACCAGCCCCTGCGCGTGGCGGCCGGATCGACCATCCTGCAGGCAGCGCAGCAGCATGGCATCTACATCCCCACGCTGTGCGCGCACAAGGACTTGGCGCCGTTCGGGGTGTGCCGTCTGTGCGTGGTGGAGGTGGAGGGCATGCGCGGCTTTCCTACGGCCTGCACCACCCCGGCCGAAGACGGCATGGTCGTGCGCACGCATACCGTGCAGTTGCAGCAAATGCGCAGCGAAATTCTGCGCCTCATCCTCAGCGAACACCCCGCAAGCTGCTTGGTATGCGACGAGGAGCAGGAGTGCCGCGAGTACATGCACACCATCCGCAAGGTGGGGGTCACCACCGGCTGCCGCTTCTGTCCCAATGACAACCGCTGCGAGCTCCAGGAGGTCGTTCGCTACCTGGGCGTGAAAGAGATCGGCTACCCGGTGTACTACCGAGGTCTGCGGGTGGAGAAAGAAGACCCTTTCTACGATCGGGACTACAACCTGTGCATTCTGTGCGGCCGCTGCATAAGAGTGTGTCAGGACGTTCGCTTGGCCAACACCCTTTCGTTCAAGCAGAGGGGCAGGTACACGGTGATCGGGCCCGCTTTCCAGCGCAGCCACTTAGAGGCAGGCTGCGAATTTTGCGGCGCATGTGTGGAGGTCTGCCCCACTGGGGCATTGGCAGAAAAGACAAGAAAGTGGGAAGGGAAGCCGGAGCGCACCGTAGGCAGCACGTGCGGACTCTGTGGCATAGGGTGTCGCATCCAGCTGGAAGTGAAGGGTGGTGAAGTCATTGGCAGCCTGCCCGCCGATGATCCCTTGGTCAATGCCGGCCACCTTTGCGTCAAGGGGCGCTTCTGCATCACTGAATTGATGAACACGCCGGAGCGTGCCCGCCTCCCGGCAGTGCGCAAGGGAGGGGCATATGTGGAGGTGGCGTGGGAGCAAGCACTGGCCGAAGCGGCAGGACAAGTGGCTGCCTGCCGGCCTGAAGAGTTTGCCATGCTCGTGTCGGCGGACTGCACTACCGAGGACCTCTACGTGGCCTACAAATTGGCCGCGCAGGTGGTCGGTTCGCCGCACGTGTTCACCTCGGCGAGCCTTTACTATGGCAAGGTGTTGCCGTCGTATTTGCGACTTCATGCCCTGTCTGTCCCCGTGACGGAGCTGCGGCGGGCGGACGTGGTGCTCTGCGTGATGGCGGACACACGCTTCGGCATGTCGGTGGTGGGAGTGGAACTGCGGCGCGCGCAGCGCCGAGGTGCACGCCTGCTGACACTTAGCCCCAGAGACCACAATCTGGCCCTGGTGGCGGACCTCTGGTTGCGCCCCGAGCCTGGAAAGGAGGGAGAGCTCCTCCGGGAAATGACCGCACAGGTCACGAGCAGCGTGGCCGGCTCGAGGGTGGCGAGCGGCGACGAGGTACAGACCGCGGCCCGCCTCCTGCGCAAAGCGCGCCGGCTAGTGATCCTCCTGGGGCCGGATTTCATGCGCCAGCCCCTTGCCACGGAGATTGCGAGCGCTGTGGAGGAACTGGCCCGGGCCTGTGGCGCAGGCGTCCTGCCTTTGCCTGTCCACGCCAATTTCCTTGGAGCGATGCTGGTGCAGAGGTTGCTCAGTCGACCAGAAGCGCCCTCGGGCAATGTGCCGCTGTTCGGTGCGACGAAAAGGCCGTGCGTCCTCTATCTCGTCGGCGAGCACCTTCCTGGGGCGCAGCGGTGGGCAGACTATGTCATCTACCAGCACTGTTACCTGCCTCCTGAGCAGAGCCGGGTGGACGTAGTGCTGCCGGCGGCGGCGTTCACCGAAGTGGAGGGGTCACTGATCAACGGTGACGGCAGGCTGCGCGTAGTGAGCAGAGCGGCTCCCCCACCCGGCCAGGCAATGCCCGACTGGATGATCCTGGCGTGCCCGGCCAGGCAGATGGGCAAGTCGGGATTCGACTATGACAATGTGCAGCAGGTGCAACGGGAGATACAGGTGCGCTGGGCGCAGAGCGGACTTGCTCTGCCGGCGCGAAGGCCGCAGCGATGGCCGTGGGACGAAACCGTCACGCCGTCAGTGGCGGTGACGGCAGAAGCTGCCACGGCAGAGGAGGATTCCCTCCTGGCCTACGCCTATCTTAGCGCCCACACCCATCGGGGCTTTCCGCTGGCAGCATTTGTGGAGGGGGCAAGGGCCATACTCGGGGAAGGTGCCGCGGTGTTCAACCCTGCAGATGCTGCCGCACTCGGCATCGAGGATGGGGCGGAAGTGGAGCTTAGTGGCAACGGCCTGCAGTGGCGGGGCAAAGCCGAAGTGCGCCCGCAGCAGTTGCGTGGGATCGCCGCGGTGGAACTGGCAGGGGCCTCCATGCCTCTTGGGCTTTCTGGTCCGGTCACGGTGAGGGTGATCTATGGCTGA
- the nuoE gene encoding NADH-quinone oxidoreductase subunit NuoE — protein sequence MRTEDDIFVGCTGEEGELIPILQRVQQRDGYISEESVRKIARFLKVSENQVYGVASFYSQFRFVPPGRHSIRVCLGTACHVRGGQILLEAVQREVGIAPGQTSADGRFDLQRVACLGCCALAPVVEVNEDIHSRVTVIRLKEMLSAYQ from the coding sequence GTGCGAACAGAGGATGACATCTTTGTCGGGTGCACAGGGGAGGAAGGCGAGCTGATCCCCATCTTGCAGCGCGTGCAGCAGAGGGATGGCTATATTTCCGAGGAGAGCGTGCGCAAGATTGCGCGCTTCTTGAAGGTGTCCGAGAATCAAGTCTACGGTGTCGCTTCGTTCTACTCCCAATTCCGCTTTGTGCCCCCTGGTCGTCATTCAATTCGCGTCTGCTTAGGGACGGCCTGCCATGTGCGTGGCGGGCAGATCCTCTTAGAAGCGGTGCAAAGGGAGGTGGGCATCGCCCCGGGACAGACATCGGCCGACGGGCGGTTTGACTTGCAACGTGTGGCGTGCCTGGGGTGCTGTGCCCTGGCCCCGGTGGTGGAGGTGAATGAGGACATCCACAGCCGAGTGACGGTGATTCGTCTCAAGGAGATGCTGAGTGCCTACCAGTAG
- a CDS encoding ATP-binding protein: protein MTHSFTVQGGDFVNAGLVSTEVKSLLKTIGFDPMLVRRVAIATYEGEMNVVMHAERGTVELMVDPRVVVITITDQGKGIEDIELAMQEGFSTATEEMRAMGFGSGMGLPNMKRNADDLAIESQVGKGTTVRMKFLV, encoded by the coding sequence CTGACGCACTCCTTCACCGTGCAGGGGGGCGATTTCGTCAACGCTGGACTGGTGTCCACCGAGGTCAAGTCGCTGCTCAAGACGATCGGGTTTGATCCCATGCTCGTGCGCCGAGTGGCCATCGCCACCTACGAGGGCGAAATGAACGTGGTGATGCACGCAGAGCGGGGAACGGTCGAGCTGATGGTTGACCCCCGCGTGGTTGTCATCACCATCACGGACCAGGGCAAGGGTATTGAGGATATCGAGTTAGCAATGCAGGAGGGCTTTTCCACTGCCACCGAGGAGATGCGCGCCATGGGGTTCGGTTCTGGCATGGGGTTGCCCAACATGAAGCGCAACGCCGATGACTTGGCCATCGAGAGCCAGGTGGGCAAGGGCACTACCGTGCGCATGAAGTTCTTGGTGTAA